ttttttacctTGAAGCGCTCCAGGTTATTTTTCCGCTCATTAGGCTTACGATCGCCATGGAGGCAAACACAGGATAACTGGTGACCTTTGCTGTTTGGACCTGAAGaagacacacatgaacacagccATTTGTAACTGGGGAAAAAAGACCAAGTATTCATATTTAGCTGTGTCTTTTTTCACTTTCTAAATTTCTGTAGtggctcaaaaaaaaaaaaaaaaaaaaaaatctaaattgttCCAACACAGCCTACCTCCTCCTTGCTGAATGAAGTACAACTCCATGTTGTCACAGTCAATTTTGGTACGACAGAAGATTATAGCCTGGTCCATTTTGTGTTCTTTAATGGCTCTCACCGTGTACTCGCCCTTCAGGATCTTGATGGCCTCTGACCACATTTCTGACtcacaaaaagacacacacacacctttactGAAGTTCATATTAAGGTAAGTGTTATCTGTGTTGTTTATGTGATGTGTATACTGACTGGAGTGAATGGACAAAAATGATATTTTACACTTTCTATTAGAGTGATGAAGATGAGCAGTCTGAACTGTGCTGCCCAACTGCACCTACCTGCAGTATTGGCTCCTGGTCTGGTGTTATCATTTGAATGAACTTCATCAGTCTACCCAGAGAAACAGAGGAAACAGCTAAATCACCACAACTCTAAACTAAGACATGATAACAACATACATAGTGTAGAATAAAAAGGTGATTATTCCTCCACCCAAGTCTGAAACACAGCCGAATTGCTTAACTTGATGTTTCAGTACTTTTCTGTTTATTCAGTTTCCTTCCCCGAGCACGAGGAACTCACCCGGATGTGGTTCTTGCCGAGGCGCTCCCACAGATGGTCGCTCTTAGGATTGACGGGCACCACTACGTGGTGGACAGTCTCCGGAACAGAGTCCTCCCCCTTCAGATCCACCCAGGTGGGAAAGTGCATGATGCGCTCGGATAACTTCTTCACATCGAATGAATGCAGTGTCGCTGAGCATACAATGACCTGGAAAATAAAGAGATCGTCACCTAAACTACTAATGCCAGCAAACATCCTTCTACTACAACATCTATCACAGTACATAGGTTTAATTTCACACATGTAATTTATGCTCAGCATTACCTGCAGTCTCTTGCCATCAGAGGTGACCTGGGGGATTTGATTATGGATCCTATTGATGAAGTCCGTATAACCTGCTGACAGGAGGCCATCCTGAGAtacacaaaagacacaaaatggTTAAGGGATTTTACGCTATATTATATAGatcaaccattaaaaaaaaaacacaaaaacaaaacatatgtgtaatctataaaaaaaattcacataCACACTCATCCAGCACCAGAAAGCGGACTTCGGACAAACTCAGTTTCCCAGTGGAAATGAGGTCATCCAATCTACCAGGTGTTCCCACCACAATGTCAATCTAATTATAAGATGACACcaggaaaaaagaggaaaaatgacatccaattaaaaaacatatttcaacAATTTGATTTACAGTAATTAAAACTAATtcaatgttttttgtttctttggggGTGGGAGTAGGCGTAACTGTACGTGTCACATACCCCCTGTTCCAGAGCAGCCAGCTGGTCTTTGGCAGCCACACCACCaatcaccagcagctccctgcAATGACAGACTGACAAATTACCAAAATAGCATGGCTCCATCTGGTGGTGTAaaaacaggaataaaaaaatagaCTGGGAAACGCAggcaaattatgtttttaaagggaTGGCAGAATAATCTGGATTGTTactacaaatgcatttttatttctttttttaagtcgagattttgttcagtttgtgtcaCTCAGTGTCGATACCACTTCCATGGTGTCATACCTGAGTTTGGGATTATCCACGTATTTCTTAAACTGCGTGACATTGTTGAGGGTTTGTTCAGCCAGTTCTTTAGATGGCTCAATGATCAGGGCTTTGGGTGCATTTGAGGATGTTTTCACCTGACTCACGTTGGCACTGCCTgcacaatcacagaagaaatatTGTACTTAGCATACTCAAATTTGAAAATGTACCTTGTTTTAACACCAGTGAGTGAAAGAAGGCATGTACCATAAAAGGAACAATCTGTCTTAAGTGCCTGAAATGAGGTTGAAAGCACACACCTGTCTGAGAAGATTTGACAGCATGACCCTCTGGTGCCTGGTCTAGGGCAACAAATCCACTCTTAGGGGGATGTTTAAAATCTTCTCCTCCTAAGTTAAACTTTAGCTCTGCATTctgtaaaacagaaaagatgATGGTGTCAGTCAGgcatcagttttttttgttctctgccATCACTGTGTTGTCTTCGCTGTCGATACCTTGAGCACACAGGAAGCAAAGAAAGCTTGATTCTTCAGATTTTGAGGGATTTCAAAAGCCACACCCAGGTCGTTAcctgatgaaaaaaaaaccccaacataaACCAATTATGAGTTATTTCTCTATTTCTAACAACTTTGAATaggttatttatttttcataataGAAAAACTGGGACCATACCATTTTTAGAGAATGAAATTTGGCTCTTTTCTAGATCCAGGTAGCATCCAATAGTGTCATGCATGGTAAACTCCTAATaaaaaatagcaaagagaaCCCATTTAAAAAATCATCCCCAAATTTCTTTAAACGTGTAAATAATATGATCTTTCATTATCTGTTACCTCCCCATAGCTGTCAAACTGCTTGTTGTTGGATTTCTTTCCAGTCCCACCAAAACCAAACCCATATTTATCAGTTcctagaaagaaaaacaaagaggctGGTATTAAATTACAGTAGTGCTCTGGTGAAATAAATTGTTTAAAGTGGAGCATTTTCTGCTGCATTAATACTGTAGATGGTAGAAAAGAATACCCAGGTCCAGAGCCGCCTGACTGGTAGACCAACCCACCCGGCACAGGCCCTGGTCATGGCAGGTCACCTCATAGTAGTACTTCcctaaacagaaaaacaaacatataagGACTGATAATAATTTACACTTTTATGTTTCTTGATCCATCATACGATTATTTGATTCTCTGATCACTCCGTAAGCACTTGTGTACATCACACACCTTTGGTGACACCTTTAGTGGAGCGACAGCCATGCCACTCTTTGAACTCCCTGCTCTGGCAGCACAGTCCATCTGACCCAATTgctaagaagaaaaacattaaaaggcAATGAGCagatgttgtttaaaaaaatcaaaacaaaaagctaGAAAGTGACATTTACATAAACATTGCATGTTTTTGATCTGTTCTTACCGAAGGCTGTACTGCGATCATAAGGATTCATCTGCCAGCTGTTGAAAACtgagacaaaacaaaagaagagcAGGTCAAACGCCTGCAGAACACTCTATACTGTCTACCCATCATTAAAAGTCTTAATTTATATGCACACATTTAAGATGGCATATGAATCATGAAGCCTGAAACCAAATAACTGATTAAATATTCTCACTGGCTCCTCCAGTTTTGATAGAGGCTCTGCCCTTTTTGCCCTCCTGCTGATCCTTCAAGGTCTCGTACACAATCTGGATCACAGGGATACTGAAGGCCTGAGGAGGACAAGGGGAAACTGTCATGACTCAGTAagtgtgaaaataaatgtatacGGTGtagacataaaaagaaaaagaaaaaaagaaggtatTTCTCCCAAGTTTGTGTTGCTGTTAAGTACTTACTCCTGTTTTGCCACTGCCAGTTTCCGCAGCCTTAAAAGACATAAAAGTCAGATGTCAGTCTCGCAGCAGAGTGCAAATATCTGTGAGCCAAATGTGTCCAGAGAGCCAAGCTTACCATGAGCACATCTCCTCCACCAAGGATGAGGGGGATGGACTCCGCCTGGATGTCAGTAGGCAACCTGAAAACCAATGATACATTTAGTCAGTTTGAtatcaaatattaaaatgtaagCATACAACAGCATGCATGATTTTGCAAATTTGTAGCTGAACTCACAGCCAGTCCATCTCTTCCACAGCCTGCGCGATTTCAGGCATTACCCCCATTTCTgtcacataaaaacacatattaaatgaTTGAGTGGGCTTACGTAGCTTCAAAACGGCAGTTGATGTGTAAGGAATTTAAAACCGTAACGTCAAAATTAAGTAGGAATGTAAAAATCTCACCACCAAACGCTgccattgctgctgctagtaCAAGCGCAACGCAACCGGATATGCCGGTTAGCAAAGGCTCCCCCTCAACAGCCAAGTAAAATTAGTTCCGGATAGTGAAAAAGTCCGTAAAAATAAAGCGGGGATTTGAGAAAAAAGGTCGCTTGTGGACTTGAGATACAAAAtctaatattaacatttataataggccaaataaaatcaaaaaaccACTTTTATAGACGGTTAGCAACAGTTCAGTTACAAACGCGTTTCTTTATAGTTTGTCCCTGCTTGTCGCCGTAGATTTCTGACAGCTGTAAACATGGCCGAAGAAAGCTTAATTGAGGgcgaagaagaaaacattttatacGATTTACTGGTTATTACTGAATGGCCACCAGAGACGGACACTCAGGTTGGTAGCTTTCACTTTTGCGGTTTTTTTATTCACGGCGTAGCTCTTGTGGTGAGCAGCTATCTGTAGAAATGACCAGCGAAAGACAACCGCCTTGAGTTTCGTGGGGTCAGCCGCGCAGAGCCACGTAGCACAAATACAGGATAAGTTGCAGTTGGTTGTCTTGATAAACAAAGTTTCACCTTCCCGTCACACATCATACATCACACAGCAGAGCAGCGAATGCTCATTTAGCACTAGTGTCCTGCATACGTTTCATTTACCTGCAGCTTTTATAATGATCTAAAATCAAAAATCTGCTCTGTCAGAGAAACGACCTATCACTAGGTTTCATTAAAACTCATTAATGAAATTGGAAAATCAGTATCAAAAAATGATCATCGCAGCTCATCTGTTACTATTTTACATTGCAGTTGCGAGGCAACAAGGAGTACAGCACCTCTCTAATTGCAAAAGCTGTGACAGGTAAGTTCTGATTTTCGTTGCCATGGTGTGATAATATCCATGCATATATACAGCACTTGCCCGAAGCAGTTACATTCTCACAATGATTGTAGCTATTCTAAAATTATCAATAAACTTACCAACAGTCCACCACGCCAATCTTTATATGTATTTTGTTTGATGTTCTGCCATTTATGACACCAGAATACAGTATGGAGTTCATAGAGGCTGGAAGACATGCAATCTTCTTACTTAGATATTAAAGTCCATCCagcatacagtactgtgcaaaagtcttgattcATGAGCTCATCTAGAGTTCATCTATTTTCATATtaggaaaatggaaaacaggtgctgtgatttattgaaacTGCAAATTAAACAGAATCTGTGAACAGTCTACTTTCCTCATTCAAAAATGATcgtatcatatcatatcatatcatatcatgaAATGTTGCCAGAGTGTGTTATAGATGACAGGTTTTCTTCATATTCTAAAGTAAATGCTTCCAGAAACATTGATCCTGTTTGGCTTAATCTCTGAGACTGAGACCAGTGTTGTCCAGATCTCAGCTGTTACTTTAAGCTGTGCAATTGAGCGATTGTGTGTGGAGTTCTCTGTTCTCGCCAATGTTTATATCAGTTTTTCCCAGGATTTTCAGGATTCCTCCCACAACACCAGaaaaacaatctccagggtaATCTGAATCTCCAAATTGTTCCAAATAgtcaataaaaatcaaataaacaagCCATTCACATTTCTGCAATTGTAGTCATTGTTGAATAACAGAATGctataaaaaagaataaaatgctAGCCTACAACACTATTCTTAAAAAAAACGTATTTAATAAACATCAAAATTTTACTGATAAGGCATCATTTTTAACATCATTCTCTTTGAGCCATGTCCCTTTACCGTTGCCTCCTTTTAAATGAGGAAAACCGCTTGCTTCAGTTTGGATGTGAATGAAATAAAGCTGAGTCTGTGCTTGTGGCCCAGAGTCTTAAATTACAAGCATATGATAGCATTAGTGTAAATTTTAAGGCTGATAACATATGGCCACGTGTGCTAAGATCTCAATAGTTTGCACCAGAAGtgcgtttaaaaaaaacaaaaagcaagtaAAATCAGTAACgatgaaacaaagagaaaaaactaaaCTTTACGTGATCAGACATTTATTAATAACTACCTGTCATACATTTCTTACAGGCCCGTTCCGCTTGATCCTTCACTATTTGTGGTACAGGTaagtcattattattttaaaaaggattGCTGTCTGCTCCAGGCATGACTTGCTGTTATTTCACCAGTGTAAACAACAAACATGCTGCATAAAGCTGTGACTCCTAGTGCTTAATATTAATCCGATTTTTACAGATACGCATTACATATTTGATAACAATCTCAAACCTTATGGATGAAGTAATGtgatcgtttttctttggctttgaCTATGAAAATCTTGTGTCGGGAAGACTTTTAGTAATGTGATGTACATGGTGACAAGAActttattcagattttttttctgtcttggtAAAAATATTTGAGTATTAAATGCGCTAAACTtaacacacacacttcattGCTGCTTTTTAAGTGACGTGATAAGCTGCAGCACTAACAGTGCTACTGAACTGTAAAAGGAATAGTGTCAACTCTTTTACTTTGAGACATTGTAGATCAACAGATGTAACTTTGCAatgcagatttaaaaaatgacatagttttagttttattataggtgaaaaataaattatattattaattattgtgatttttaaataattcataATAACATAGTAAAGCTAAATGACAATACAGCCGTTAACATTATATTGACATAAAGTCAAAAAATTTCAAACAGAAAGTTCTTGGTATTTGAAATAAGGCCCCTTTCTTGTCTGCtatgtcttaaaaaaaatatcaaatttaTCAGAATTTGTTACAATGTACTTCATGTTTCAAATGAGATGTTCAAAATGTGGACGTTTGATTACTGTTTTAATCAGTATGTGCCTCTGAAAAAATGTTGCCCATGCATATATGCTATACCGTCTGCCAtcttaaatgtttaattataAAGGGCaataaaaattcatttttttgcttttaggtGTGTATcttgaatatatatttatagtgCTATAGTACATTATATTGCCAACTAAGATGACAGCTTACTGCAACGCTTAACACAAGTCAGTCATGGGCTTAggtcaggggtgtcaaacatgagGCCTGGGGTCCAGAATCAGTCTGGGAAAGACTCAAATTTAGCCCACAACCTGGTCAACTAATTTACCCGCTGTTGTGAAAAGAgagcagccaaaagtagctTCATATTGACCCACATGTTTTGTAGGTAAATGTTACAGCAGTCTGAAAATATTCTTCTCACACTCTCCCAATATATCGCGCTAACACACGCAACAATTTTTCCTGCGGTAGATTCTGTAATTCTCTAGCACCAAGGCCTGCTTATCCTCTCAGCGGGTGGTTCGCTGGCAACATCAATAAccttattaaatatttaagaacTCCTCCAGCCATGTTTATGTCCCAGTTCCCCTTCTCTTTCTGTGGATGAGAACGTATTAGCAATTGTGTTTGATAGAATCAGGCTGTTGTCCACATGCTGTGCTATTTGCATTTGTTGAATGGGGGAACGTGTTCAGCCGAAAACACTTTTacacatatttatatttgtgtttaaCAATTGTAGAAAACATATGTGCTGTGGCTAATGTTGCTAACTACTGTATTCAAAAACAAGGCTgtacagagaggaaaaaaatctatataAATTATGAATGAACCCCCCCAATACCCCCCTAATTTTCTCTCCACTCATTGTACCTGTTTGATTTCATAAGaatgtttttgcatttgttAAGTCACTTAACGCTGACCTTTGAGTCATTCAAGCATAGAAAAGGCTCCTTACTAAAGGGATGAACCGTTGTTGTGTCTATTCAAAGGACCAGTTTAAAACTGTAGCATTATCAAGAAAGCTCCTCACTGTGAGTGAAGACAAAGTAAACTGTGGCCAGGACGATTATGAAAATGTTCataatatataatttaaatCACTCTCATCCAACTgaatatgaactttttaaaGACTTTAACAAAGGCAAAGTAGGTAAAGCTAAAGCTGTCCAGAGCTCCAAGCCAACCATAATAACCTATATAAAACCTATATAAAATCACTTGTAATATAATTTTTATGCACTAGAACTTGTAGTTATAGTACTCTGTTAATGTACCTACTGATTAATGGTTAACCTGTTataatttgttttcttcttcttgtttattTGACCTTGTGTTTCTCAGCCCCTCCAGCTCATCCCTGCCTCTCGGTCTTGTCCGCCTGGCAAACAAGCAGATCAACTGGCAGCTGGTGCTTGCAAGgtgcaacaaaaacacacacgctcGTAATCAATACCTGAATGTGAGCTACTTTGTTGCTGACACACACTaagtctttctctctctccccttgcCTATCCCCTCAGCCAATCATTTAATTGCACTCATTACAACAGACAAACCAAGTAGAAAGGCAGTTTTTAATTGACTATCGATTCCACCATCCGAGACAGTGAGAAGCGCGGTCAAACGATGCTGCAGATGTCCATTAGTTTGATGTGGCTGATTTCTGTCTGCCCCTATATCTTTTCTCTCTCATTTCATTTCCTCTGAAACTCTTTTTGCTACGCTTAATGCTCCCGATTATTACTGTTCCTTCTCTCTTTCAGCAGTCCAACCTGGACATTTATTCCCGTCTTTATCATTTCAAGCCCCCCCACACACAATCCCACACATAATCTTTTCACTCTTGAGGGTCTTCATCTAATTTTGATTTATATTATAGACAATAACATCTATttatgtctttctttctttgctcttctgcttttcttctgttctctttgattttttttcggTGATTCCTGACCCATTCTCTTGTTTTACTCCACAGCAATGGCAAATTGTTGGCAGTGGTTCAAGATCAGTGTGTGGAAATTAGGTAATTACTgaactctgtctctctctttgaggctgtgtgcgtgtgtttgtgtgtgtgtgagtgatagTCTTAATTAAGGGGGTGATTTATCACATCTCCCTTTAACAAAGAAGTCCAATGTCAGCTTGCATTTAAAAGATGAAAACTGTGTTTCGAGCATCAGTACAGTCAGTAAGAGTGTAATCCATCACAGGAAAATATTTGAATCAGTTTGGCGTACTTTTGTAGCACTCATCTGAAAAAATTCAAGCTAACAGTGAAAACACCAATGCTTCCCTTTTCATTTGTGGGTGTATAAAGAAAGCGATCAAAACATACACACGCATGAAtatctgtgtgttctttttcAGTGCTTGTAATTATTTCCTGACATAAATCCAATTTCCCTGTGCGCagaaaaaatgcactcagtcaGCAGTGTGCTTCACTGACATAATGTAGTGCTTT
The genomic region above belongs to Pelmatolapia mariae isolate MD_Pm_ZW linkage group LG15, Pm_UMD_F_2, whole genome shotgun sequence and contains:
- the ddx1 gene encoding ATP-dependent RNA helicase DDX1, with the translated sequence MAAFGEMGVMPEIAQAVEEMDWLLPTDIQAESIPLILGGGDVLMAAETGSGKTGAFSIPVIQIVYETLKDQQEGKKGRASIKTGGAIFNSWQMNPYDRSTAFAIGSDGLCCQSREFKEWHGCRSTKGVTKGKYYYEVTCHDQGLCRVGWSTSQAALDLGTDKYGFGFGGTGKKSNNKQFDSYGEEFTMHDTIGCYLDLEKSQISFSKNGNDLGVAFEIPQNLKNQAFFASCVLKNAELKFNLGGEDFKHPPKSGFVALDQAPEGHAVKSSQTGSANVSQVKTSSNAPKALIIEPSKELAEQTLNNVTQFKKYVDNPKLRELLVIGGVAAKDQLAALEQGIDIVVGTPGRLDDLISTGKLSLSEVRFLVLDECDGLLSAGYTDFINRIHNQIPQVTSDGKRLQVIVCSATLHSFDVKKLSERIMHFPTWVDLKGEDSVPETVHHVVVPVNPKSDHLWERLGKNHIRTDEVHSNDNTRPGANTAEMWSEAIKILKGEYTVRAIKEHKMDQAIIFCRTKIDCDNMELYFIQQGGGPNSKGHQLSCVCLHGDRKPNERKNNLERFKRKEVRLLICTDVAARGIDIHGVPYVINVTLPDEKQNYVHRIGRVGRAERMGLAISLVAMEKEKVWYHVCPNRGRGCYNTRLREDGGCTIWYNEKELLSEIEEHLKCTITQCEPDIKVPVDEFDGKVSYGQRRALGGGNYKGHVDVLAPTVQELASLEREAQTSFLHLGYMPNQLFRAF